The sequence below is a genomic window from Microbacterium sp. SORGH_AS_0888.
CCCGCATGACGGCGGCCGATCTGCCCGTTCCGACCGCGACCTCGTTCGCAGCGCTCGGCCGGGAGGTCGACGAGGACCGGCTGCTGGCCGACTACCTGCGGGTGCTCGACGAGCAGCTCGCCGCGCTGGCCGCCGCGGGCGGCGATGCGGAGGCGTCGGGGCTGCGTCACCGCATCCAGGAGCGATGCGCGACCGTGGGCGCGCGGGTCATGGTGTCGATGCCCGACGGCTCGGTGCTCACGGGCAGGGCGGACCGGCTCGACCCCGAGGGGCGGCTCGTCGTGGCGGAGGGTGCGCTCGAGACCGCGGTCGGTGCCGGCGACGTCACGCACGTCCGTTAGGGACGACGCCGCGTGTGCCGGGCGGGCGTCGACCGCGAGCCCGGATCCGGGGGGCGAGGTCGCGGCGTTTGCGGAGTTGCGACCCGGCTTCTGCGCCTGGCTCCCGCACAATTGACCCATGACCTCGTCGACCTCCGTCGGACGGCCTCTGACGCCGGCCCCCGGCGTCCCCGACCCCGAGCGCCGCATCGTGCGGCTGCGCGGGCACGCGCGGCGGCTCTTCTGGTCGGCGATCCTGCTCATCGCCGTGGCGGGCGCGGTCGGCTACTTCACGGGAAATCTGCCCGCCCCGTTCCAGGACTGGATGCTGTGGTCCGCCGCCGGGCTCGTCGTCCTGCTGCTCGTGCTCCTGCCGTATCTGGTGTGGCTCTCGCACACGTACACGATCACGACCCGTCGGGTCATCGAGCGCAGCGGGCTGTTCGGCCGCACGCAGCGGGAGCTGTCGCACGTGCGCGGCTACGCGATCACGATGCGGCGCGGACCGCTGCAGCGGATGTGGCGCACGGGAACGCTGCGGCTCGAGGACGGCGTCGAGGGCAGGCTCGTGCTGCGCAACATCCCGCAGGTGCAGCTCGTGCACGAGACGCTCGTCGACCAGGTCGAGGTCAACCAGATCCTCGCCCACCGCGACGCGCAGTCGCAGCCGGTGCCGCCGCCGCTGCCCGGCGCCTGAACGACCCTCCGGAGGTCGAGCCCGGGGGAGGCGGCCGTCGCTCGTATCCGGAAGAATGGCCGTGGCGAAGGGAGCCGGAATGACGGTGCGCGTCGGAGTGGTCGGCGGAGGGCAGCTGGCACGGATGATGATCGCCCCGGCGGTCGAGCTCGGGCTCGACATCCGGGTGCTGGCCGAGGAGCCCGGGATGTCCGCGTCGCTCGCGGCGACGGCGACGGGGGACTACCGCGATCTCGAGACCGTGCGTGCCTTCGCGCGCGAGGTGGATGTCGTCACCTTCGACCACGAGCACGTTCCGCAGCCGGTCCTCCGGGCGCTCGTCGCCGACGGCGTCGCCGTGCACCCGGGTCCGGATGCGCTGCAGTTCGCGCAGGACAAGCTGCTCATGCGCGCCCGCCTCGCCGAGCTCGGACTGCCGCAGCCGGACTGGGCCGCCGTCCGCAACGCGGAGGAGCTACAGGCCTTCCTCGACGACCACGGCGGCCGCGCCGTCGTCAAGACGCCGCGCGGCGGCTACGACGGCAAGGGCGTGCGGGTCGTCTCCGCCGGCGTGGACGCCGCCGACTGGTTCGCGGCGCTCGCCGAGGACGCCCACGGCGGTGCCCTGCTCGCGGAGGAGCTCGTGGACTTCACCCGGGAGCTGGCGCAGCAGGTCGCGCGGAGGCCGGGCGGCGAGCTCGCCGTCTACCCCGTCGTCGAGACCGTGCAGCGTGAGGGCGTGTGCGCCGAGGTGGTGGCGCCGGCGCCGCGCTCGAGCGGACGGGTCGCCGCGGAGGCGGGCCGCATCGGCGTCGAGGTCGCGGAGGGGCTCGGGGTGACGGGGATGCTCGCGGTCGAGCTGTTCGAGACGAGCGACGAGCGGGTGCTCGTGAACGAGCTGGCGATGCGCCCCCACAACAGCGGCCACTGGACGCAGGACGGTGCCGTGACGAGTCAGTTCGAGCAGCACCTGAGGGCGGTCGCCGATCTGCCGCTGGGGTCGACCGAGCCGCTCCAGCCCTGGTCGGTCATGATCAACATCCTCGGCGGTCCGGCGCACGCGGCCATGAGCGACCGGTTCGAGCCTGCGCTCGCCGAGCACCCGCGGGCCCGGCTGCACACCTACGGCAAGGCGCCGCGTCCGGGGCGCAAGGTCGGCCACGTGACGGTGACCGGCGCCGACCTCGAGGACGTCGCGTACGAGGCGCGGGCCGCCGCATCCGCCTTCGACTGACGCACGTCCC
It includes:
- a CDS encoding PH domain-containing protein, which encodes MTSSTSVGRPLTPAPGVPDPERRIVRLRGHARRLFWSAILLIAVAGAVGYFTGNLPAPFQDWMLWSAAGLVVLLLVLLPYLVWLSHTYTITTRRVIERSGLFGRTQRELSHVRGYAITMRRGPLQRMWRTGTLRLEDGVEGRLVLRNIPQVQLVHETLVDQVEVNQILAHRDAQSQPVPPPLPGA
- a CDS encoding 5-(carboxyamino)imidazole ribonucleotide synthase, whose amino-acid sequence is MTVRVGVVGGGQLARMMIAPAVELGLDIRVLAEEPGMSASLAATATGDYRDLETVRAFAREVDVVTFDHEHVPQPVLRALVADGVAVHPGPDALQFAQDKLLMRARLAELGLPQPDWAAVRNAEELQAFLDDHGGRAVVKTPRGGYDGKGVRVVSAGVDAADWFAALAEDAHGGALLAEELVDFTRELAQQVARRPGGELAVYPVVETVQREGVCAEVVAPAPRSSGRVAAEAGRIGVEVAEGLGVTGMLAVELFETSDERVLVNELAMRPHNSGHWTQDGAVTSQFEQHLRAVADLPLGSTEPLQPWSVMINILGGPAHAAMSDRFEPALAEHPRARLHTYGKAPRPGRKVGHVTVTGADLEDVAYEARAAASAFD